The Bacillus sp. NEB1478 genome contains the following window.
CCAATACACATAAAGGTCTTCCATTCCCATATATCTGGTATTTTTTTGAACATAAGAGCTTTTTTCCTCATAAAAAAACAGGAGAACCGCCCATTCTCCTGACATATCTCAGTTTTTCATTTCAATTTTATCTAAGCTTTCTCTTAAATTTGCAGTATCTAAATTTTCTCCAATAAAAACAAGCCGAAGGGGCATTTTCATGAGTTCTTTTTCATAATTGGGGAGCCCGTAAGAATATTGAAACAAATAGATTTGTTCGTCTTCAAGTTTAATATATCCTTTGATTCGATAGATAGAGGATGGCATATTCCGCAGCCAATTTTCCAATACTTCTTTCTTAACAGCACCTTTAAAAGGATAAACCCACGTTTTGACTTTCAGTTTCGCTGCAGAAACAGGCTGATGTTCTTTTCGTTCTTTTTGAGTTAAGTTCATCAATACATTAAGATCAACTTTCGCAAAGTCAGTCAGAATAAAAGGGGTTCCTTCATTCAAACGTTTTGCATCATCTTGCAGCTGCTGAATCTCATTTTCATTTAACTTCTTGCTCTTATTCCAAATGAGGTAATCCGCATGCTTAATTTGCTCGATCATCAGCATTTTTGATTGTACACTCATCGAGTCACGATTTAGCCAGCGAGGTGCATCCATCACGGAAACAATACCTGCCACATACAATTCGTCCAATAGATAAGGCGATAAACAAGCATCTACGACATCGATCGGATGAGCCGCACCCGTTGCTTCAATAATTAACGTATCCAATTCATTCTCTTTACACAGTGCCCAAAGCTGTTTTTCAAGTTGATCTGACAAAGAACAGCAAATGCAACCGTTAAGAAGCTCTTTTAACGGAACTTCACCTGGAACCGCATCAGAATCAATTGAAACTTCCCCAAGTTCATTCATTAAAACTGCTGTTTTGTGATTCAGATCTTTTTCCCGCTGCAAAATCTGTTTCAGCAGTGTCGTTTTCCCGCTTCCTAAAAAGCCACCGAGGATCAATACATTCGCTTTTTTCATACTGCACCTCATCATCAATAATCATCCACTTATTTTACTATATTAAAAGTGACATAGAAACAATGCACCTGAGAAAACGTCACTGACGAAGAGATTCGCCGCTTATCAATCAACAAATCAACAAATAAAAAACAGCCTTGATCAAAGGCTGTTCACATTAGTTTTCGTTATTAATTTTTTAATGATATCAAGACTAACTTCTTCCCAAAGAGCGTGGTCAGTCGTAAATAATGAAGCGATTTTTTCTGCAAAAAGCTTGAATGCTTTTTCATATCGTGGATCATCCTTGGCTGGAATCTTCTTTTTCCGCTCTTCTACCAGCTGTTGTAATTTCGGTGCACGCGGGCCCCACTTTGCTATTTCTTTTCCTTTTTCATCAATAAATATGATGATTGGGATCGATTTCGATTTATTTGTTAAATAGCGTTCCATTAATTCAGGATTCTGGTCACGTAAAATAAAACGCACATCAATCAGCGCTTCATCAGCCATACGCATAAATACAGGGAGATTCAGCATTGCATCACCACACCAGTCTTCTGTGATGGCAATTGCTCTCAACCGGCTCTTTTGCATGCCTTGTAATGCATCTTTCATCGGATCTGGCAGAACAAAAGCATTATAGATGGTTAGCAGGTTATCTTTGTGTGTTTTCATATTGTTTATATAGTCATAGCGTGTCATGCCTTTTTCAAACCATGGATTGAGGTCTGCCATTTTGTCTTCCTCCCTGTTCTTTATCTATTCTTATTGTAACCAAACAAGGGGGAGTTGTGGCAATGAAAACGCCTAAATTTTTTTAATTGCTACTTTTATCCCGCGCGATGTTTTTTCTGAAGTTGGGAAACAGCGAACAAAAGCAAGTATCTTTCATGCGGCGTTAACCGAAGCCAGTCCTTCACTTTGTACTTCATACTGATTTCCACCTTTCGCTAACATTTAAACCTTGTATTATAGTTTATACCACCTTTTCTAATAAAAGAAACTATTTTAAACACATAAGTTTTCGCCAATTTCTTTTGTTTTTCGAGGATTTTCTTCTGTTTTCATTATTAATAAAATATAGTGTAACGAACACACGTTTGCTATATAATGGAAATGCAATTATAAATTTTTTTGTGAGAGGGAGAGTTTGATGGACTTTACGAGTATGAACATTTGGGCTATTCTTTTGTGTGTCGCTGCGAACGGTATTTTAGGAGCATTATGGTATTCACCCGTTCTGTTTGCCAATCAATGGGTTGCTGCAAGAGGTTTGAAAATGGAAGAGATCAATAGAAATGGCATGGGATCCTCTTATGCATTCATGATGATCGGAGCACTGATTTCAGCCATTTCTTTATCTCTCATTCTATCTTCATTTGAAAACATGACGATCGGCACAGGAGCATTCACAGGATTTCTGTGTGGATTTGGTATTGCCTCAATGAGAGAACTGGCACCAACGATGTTTGAAGACCGCAGCAAGAAATTATTCTTTATCAGTGCCGGCTATCACACGGTATCACTTACACTTATGGGAATCATTATTGCAGCTTTCATCTAAATAAAATGATTTAAGAAACTCTTCACGGGGAATCATTTGGATAAAACCAATGAGGAGTTATGTATCTATGAAAACATTAAATGAAGATGTGAAAACTTTATTTTTCTCAGATGACGGAAAGATTCCGAATCATCCATCATGGCCAGTGCTTTTATATGTCGGCGCATTAAATGAAGTGCCAGAAGATGCATTGAATGTGTTTGAAGTGAACGGCTGGAGCAACGGCTGGGAAAACGGTGTGTTTGATTATCACCATTACCACAGCAATACGCATGAAGTACTTGCTGTCATAAGCGGAGAGGCTGTGATTCAGCTTGGCGGTGAAGAAGGTGTTCCTTTAGAAATTTCGGAAGGGGACGTAATCATTCTGCCGGCGGGAACTGGACACAAAAAGATAAGTGCCAGTAATGATTTTAAAGTGGCAGGTGCTTATCCAAACGGTATGGAGCATGATTTAAAAAAAGGTCTTGCTGATGATCGTCCAGAAGTTTTAGACAACATTATGCTAGTTCCGTTTCCAGACACCGATCCTGTTTTCGGAAAAGAAGGACCGATGTTCGAACTATGGAAAAGCTAGGATTCTTGAGATCCTAGCTTTTTTGTTTCCACCAAAATGAATGCGGATATTCAGATTTAGTTAAAATCACAGTCTCCCCGATTTTCGGTGTTGAAACGGTAACATCTAGAGCAGAGGCAGCTTTTATAGCTCGTTCTACCGGCTCTGTCCAATCATGCAATGACAAGGTGAAAGCACCCCAATGAATCGGAATCAAAAGCTTTCCTCCCACATCCAGATGAGCTTGGACGGTTTCTTCCGGCAGCATATGTATCGCAGACCATTTTTCATGATATTGACCGCATTCCATTAATGTTAAATCGAATGGACCATATTTTTCACCGATCACCTTGAAATGGGGACCATATCCGCTGTCACCGCTAAAATACAGGTTGAAGTCTTCCCCTTTTATCACCCATGAACACCATAATGTAGAATTTCGGTCTGTTAAGCTTCTGCCCGAAAAATGTCTCGAAGGTGAACAAACGAGTTCGAGTCCTGCCAACTCTACTTCATCCCACCAGTTACATTCTTTTATTCTTTCTTTCTGAATCCCCCATCTCTCTAGATGGCCACTTACTCCTAAAGGAACAACAAACTGGGAAACTTTTTCCTTTAGTTTTTTTATCGTCCCATAATCAAGATGGTCATAATGATCGTGTGAAAGAATGACGAGATCGATTTCAGGCAGTTCTTCGATTTTGAAAGGCAGTTTCTTGCTGTACCGTTTGTTTCCGAAAATCGGAACCGGTGATGGGGCATGACCAAACATCGGATCGATCAATATGTTCTTCCCATTTGTTTGCAGCAAAAATGCAGAATGACCAAACCAAGTAATTTTCGTTTGGTGATCACTGGTTTGTGCAGTTAGGTTTAATGGTTCGATCGAAATCGGCTGTTTAGGCTGCCTATTGGGATTTCCTTTTATGAACTCTTTTAATACTGGCAGCATCTCCCGGAAGTTCGTCGCCATCACAGTTGGTATCTGATTAACGAATGTTCCTTCAGAAAAATGGTCTAGCCTATCAAATTCGCTTTTCATATTTTGGGATGGCGGCCTTCCGAAAACAGGATTTAGCGTCAAAAATAATACGGTGATTAATAGTATGGTGAACAGGATTAAGCCAATTATGATCATGATTCGTTTCCTCTCTGCAATACAATGGTATAAAATATACTACCGATTAAAGGAAGCGAAATCAATTTTTGGGATTGTATTAGATTTAGTGATATTTTTAGTTGCATGAATCAAATTTATAATTGCTCTTTTAAAAAAACGATATCTTCTACCTTCACAATCAGTAGCTTTCCCTCTTGAGGTGAGCCTCTTTTACATTATGATAAGATATATACAGAAAACTCACTTAAAAGGTTGGGAGAATTTTGAAGGAAAGTAGAGTGAAAAAGGTAGCTGTTTGCTGGAGTGGCGGGAAAGATTGTTGCCTTGCATTATACCGTACACTAACAGAAAACCATAAAGTAATTTGTTTATTATCTATGGTTTCAGAAAAAGATGCTCGAAATCACGCACATGGAATACAATTAGACATTTTAAAATTACAAGCTGAAGCTTTGGGATTACCTTTAATTTTGGTAGATTCAGCAGGGGAATATGAGGTCTCATTAAAAAGGGCACTTTCCCTCCTAAGAGAGCGATCTGGCGTAGAATCAGTTGTATTTGGGAGTTTATACTCGAATGAAGATAGAAGGTGGAATGAGCAAGTAGCCTATCAATCTGGAATTGAGCCTCTATTTCCAGTGTGGATTTCGCAAAACCACTCTTCCAAACTTCTTTTTGATTTTATATCGCTAGGTTTTCAGTCAGTAGTTTGTCGTGCGTCCACTGAGTATTTTGACCAAACATGGACAGGTAGAGATGTTGATTGGAGCTTTTATGATAAGATCAATCAAACAGCTAGTTGCGTTATGGGGGAATTAGGGGAATACCATACATTTGTTTTAGATGGTCCCATTTTTCATAAAAAAATCGAAATAACGAGATCAGATGCTGTTTTGAATTCGGGATTATGGTCTTTAGATATTCAATCGTGCCGATTATTGGACAAAAATTAAATCAGCTGTTTGGCATCATTGAACGAACGGGGTAGTTTAGTCAGAAGAAGAACCATATTAATAAAGGGATTTTTTTAGAAGTAAAGAAAGTATATAATTTATTTATTAATGATATTCATGAAAGAATCATCAACTATACCGAAAGAGAGTTGATTTAGTATGAATAACCTCACGAAAATGAAAATTGTAAAGCCAGCTAATGAAGTATTTGAAGCCTTTGTAGATCCTTCGTTAATCGGAAATTTTTGGTTCTCATCGAGCTCTGAAAGATGGGAAAAAGGCAAGACGGTTATATTGAAATATGATGAGTACAATGCCCAAGGGGAAATAGAAGTAATGGAAGTTGAAATAAATAAGAAAATAGTGTTCCAGTGGGGGAAGGGACATATTGTTACCATTACTCTTAGAGAGTTGGATAACTCGAGTACAATTGTTGAAGTTAACGAAGAAGGTTTTAAAGAAAGTGATGAAGAAGTAATAACTCTAATGATAGATAATAAAGAGGGATGGGTTTATATGTTGACCTGTTTAAAGGGTTATTTAGAATATGGTGCTAATTTGAGAGCAGCATTAGTTAAATAACTTATGCCTACATATGAATGTATGAAAACCAGGAGGATATGTTATCTCCTGTTTTTTTTGCGAACAAGACTTTTGCTCCAAATACCCGCGAACAGACAACATTCTACAATTTCCGCAAACCTTTTAGCCCTTTCACATAACAATACTAAAAAGCTGATCTATATATGGACACCATTTTGTCCAAAAGATCAGCTTTCGTTTAAGTTATTCATTTTTATGCAGTATCCTTTTCTTTTTTCTTTGTGACTTTCTTTCGTCTTTTCTTTTTACGCTCGAGTTCTTCTTTTTGTGCTTGTATTTTCGCACGCCGCCTCATCTCTTCATAAATCCTTACACAAAGAGTAGCAAAACTAATCAGCAGTGCCAGGATTTTAAACGCCATCTTCCATCACGCCTTTCCCAAAATAGAAATTGCGCGCTGTTATGAATCTGACTCTATTGATGCAGCCGTTTCGACCGGAGTTCTCATCACTCTGAAATTCTCTTGGTCACACACCGCTTTCTCTTGCGCATTTAATACGAGCAGACCGTTTCCTTCTGCTTTTTTCGTTAATCCGATGCTTAATGTATTTTTAACTAATTGAGCATATACTTCTGCCTCAGTCAGCTTACGCCCAAATAACTTTTCTTCTCGTGCGATCAATAAAGCTGCAGCACCTGAAACATGTGGTGTAGCCATAGATGTTCCAGACAGCTTGGCATATTTATTTCCAGGATACGTTGAGATTACATTAACACCCGGTGCTACTAGGTCAATTTCATCATTGGTGTTCGAGAAGGAAGCCAGCTTCATTTTGGCGTCCACTGCACCCACTTCTACTACTTCTTTATAAGCACCAGGATAAGCAAACTCATCTGTGTTCTCTTTGTTGTCCCCCTCATTTCCAGCCGCGCATACTACTAGCACATCTTCTAATACTGCCCGTTGAATGGCTTCATGCAGTTCAGGCACATCTTCTGGACCACCGAGGGACATCGAAATAACACGGACACGCTCATCATTTTCGCCGCGCCACTCAACAGCATAATCAATTGCGTCAATGATTCCCTGATATGATCCGCTTCCGTCTTTTCCGAGGACTCTGCAGATCAGGAGTTTCACTTCTGGTGCCACTCCTGCTACACCCGCCTCATTAAGAGTTGCAGCAATGGTTCCGGCTACGTGTGTTCCGTGGTAATGAGCATCTGTGTAATCATCCGGGTTACTGTCTACAAAATTCCGGCCACCCGCAATTCGATCCTTTAGTTCTGGATGACTTGTGTCACAGCCCGTATCAAGTACGGCGACTACAACGCTTTCTCCTGTTTCTCCTTCTCGCCAAAACGATGGTGCATTGATCATTTCAACGCCGTATGGAATTTCCTCTTTTGCAGACTGCAAGACTTCTTCCATAACATATGGAATTAAACGAACTTCACTCATTATGCTTACCTCCTTTTTTTAATCTTAAGACATTGATTTGGTTCAAGACAGGAGTTGCAAAAAAGATTTGTGGAGTTCTTGCTGCGATTTACAAAAGGTATGAGAAGACGTATACGAAGATGAAGTGATCCTCCTTTCCAAAATCATTTTTCGGAAACTGATGATCTAAGGTGAAGGATGTTATTATTACTATTCTATCAAACTGTAAAATGCTGTAACAAGTCCTATTTTAAAAATGAGTCTATTTGTTCAAATCGACATAAAATGCATTATTATTAAGGTTATTCTAATCATTTATCCTTTCATTCGACAGAATCCCCCCGTTCAATGATACTATTTCACAAAAGGAAAAACTCCCAAACCGAGAGTAATCTCCGATTTTGGGAGTCTTCTATTTTTTATCTAATAACTTAGTAGCGAACAGCATCCGCTGCGTTTACGCGGCCTTTAGAGAAGTATGTTCCTGTTCCAGAAACTGGATCTGCTGTATTCTCAATCGCTGCACGGATGTTGGCTGCACTGCGCCCTTGGGAAGCTAAGAGTCCTGCAATTCCTGCTACAAGCGGAGTCGCCATTGATGTACCAGACATGTATGCATATCCGCCGTTACGGATTGTAGATGCAATATCTACGCCTGGAGCTGCAACATCAACCCAAGAACCATAGTTAGAGAAAGAAGCTAATGTATCATTTGTTCCTGTTGCTGCTACTGCGATTGCGTTTGAATAGTAACCAGGGTAACTTGGAGCTGAAGTACTTTCGTTACCAGCTGCTGCTACAACAACTACACCTTTGCTCGCTGCATAGTTTACTGCATTTTGCAGAGAAGTTGCACCACTTGTCCCGCCAAGACTCAATGAAACAACCTTTGCACCATTATCTACTGCATAATAGATTCCATTTGCAACATCATCTAGAGTACCGCTTCCGTTTGCATCAAGAACACGAACTGCAAGAATGGAAACGTTTGGAGCCATTCCAGCGATACCTCTCGCATTGTTCGTTGCTGCTGCAGCGATACCTGCACAATGTGTACCATGGTTGTTTAAATCCATTGGATCAGTATCATCACTAACGTAGTCATATCCTTTAACTACTTTCCCTGCCAGATCAGGATGATTGTAGTCAACTCCTGTATCGACGATCGCCACTTTTACGCTGGATGAACCACGAGTGATATCCCAAGCAGATTGTGCGCTTACTTTTTGTGGAGCCCATTGCACGCCATTTGAGAAGTACGTATCATTCGGTGTCCAGGTAGCGTGGTATGTATAGTTCGGCTCTGCGTACTCTACCTTACCGCTTTCCTTGTATTCTTTAATCGCTGCGTTAACATCTCCATCTTTAACTTTGATTACGGCGAACTTTGAATTATTCTTTACCACTTCATCTTTTGCTTTTACAGCAAACGATTTTGCTGCTGATTCTGACACGCTGTCTTTAAATTTTACAATAATTTCTTGAGGAGTATTTGTCACCTTCTTTTCAGTTTGCACTGCCGCTGCTGCTGGTGACGCAAGAGAAATAACTAACGGTACTACTGCTGCCATAGTGGCGATTTTCTTAATCATTTACTTCACTCCTTTGAATTTTTGTTTGCTAGCAATTTCTAATATAGGGGTGAAATAACAGAAAATAAAGAAAAATTTTACTATTCTAACAAAAACAAATATATCCTACTAAAATTTTAAAGTTATAACTTAAAATGGGTAAAAAGTCATTTGTAACGCTTTAGATTTTATCTATCTTTTCTCATATCTGACTAAGCCTGATGCACTATTGTTAATGGTGGCTTCTCTATCAAAATGCTGGTGCATTTATTTGTTTATTTCACCACATTTTATTTTATTTAAATGGTTTACTATATCGAACTTTTCATAGATATTTTCTTTTTAAATAAGGATTTGTTTAAATTCTTACGTATGAGGAATAGCTATAGTAACAAGCTAATTTTTCAGGAGGGATATTCGTATGTTAAACGCAGGCGATCAAGCACCAGATTTTACTTTGTACAATGAGACAGGAGATCCTTTTTCCTTCCATAAGCATCTGGAAAAAGACGACCGCTTCCATCTGCTAGTCTTTTTTCGAGGCGAATGGTGTCCGGTCTGTAATGATCAATTAAAAGAACTGGAACAAAACCTCGACACCTTTAAAGAATTAAACGTTCATATCCTCGCCATTTCCACGGATGAACGAGAGAATTTGAACAAAATGAAAGAAACACACGCTCTTTCATTCCCTGTATTCAGCGACCCTGAGCGTAACGCCGCAGAGCCATATGGTGTGCACTATCATAATAATGATGATCTATATGAAGATCACGGAGGTCATGGGGAACCGGCTATTTTTTTAGTCGATAATAAAAAACGCGTCCTTTATTTAGATGTTCAAACTGGACCGTTCGGGCGTCCTTCTGCTGAAGATTTAAGAAAGACGATTAAATATATTAAAAAGACATTAAAAGAGTGAGGGCGTTTGCACCTCACTCTTTCTTGTATTCACGACAGTATTACTGTCCTAGTTAAATTTTTGATAAATCTTCTGACAACGTAGATATATGATAGCTTAGCCCTCTTCCCCTCCAACAAAATAATCATTTTTACGGTAAGATAAAGCACTTAAGTGAGCGACGAGTTCTGTTTCATTCTCTACTGTAACTTCATACCAAGAAGTGCGGTTATTCCGTTTAATCTCTGTTGCTTTTGCGGTAATTTTCTCACCTTGGCGGCTTGCAGCCAAATACCCTATGTTCACTTGTAAACCAACCGATGTTTTCCCGTATGAATTACATGCTACAGCAAATACAAAATCAGCGATTGCAAACAATACAGCACCGTGTGCCGTTCCATGGGCGTTCAGCATATTTTCTGTAATCGTCATCTCGGCAATTGCACTGCCTGGACCCATAGCCATCAACTCGATTCCGAGCCATTTGGCAAATGTATCTTGGTTCAGCTTTTCACGAATTTCTTCTGCATATTGGTAGTGTACCTCATTGTCATCTCGTTTTGTTTTCACTTCTATCACCTCTTTTAGAAAATTCTTTTCCCATATATGAAACACCTTCAACTACTTAATAACATTCTTTTAAATCATACGGTTATGTAAACTCTTAACCGTCTCACCAGATTTGTAAAGAATAACAAATGTAAAGCTAGGATACCTTACTGCCAACTGTTTTAAGGAAAGGCAATTCTACACCCCCTTCTGTTCAAATACAATTTTTGTGCATAACACTTCACATTTCCAATAAATAACCGTACAATGTAATAACTAATCCAATAAGAAAGGTCGGAATTAAAATGACAAACAACATTTCTTCAATCCCCAGACCTTTAGTCCGTACGAATCAATGGTTTATTTTCTTATCTGTCGTTGCCACTTGGCTAACGGGGCAAGCTTGGATTCTCTTACTTCCATTAACAGCTGGATTGCTGGGCATGTTCCTGAATTTTAATCCTATTATGAGAGCGGCTAAACTATTTTTGAAGAAAAAGCCGTCAGAATATATCCCAGAAGACAAAGATCAGCAGCAATTCAACCAAGTCATCGCCATCTCCCTTCTTGCCATGGGCTTCATTAGCTATATGATGAACTGGTCTACTATTGCCGTCGTTGCTACGGTCATGGTTGCAGCAGCCTCATTTATCGCTATTTTAGGCTTTTGCATCGGCTGTTTCATCCGCTTCAGATGGCAGCAATATCGGTATCACAAGACACATAAAACACAGTAACTAATGCTAATATAATTAAAGACTCCTGATTTCAGGAGTCTTTTTCTATTAATATAAAGCCTTATGAGAAACTTTAATAAACGGTGCTGGCTAAAAAGGAGCGCAATTTTGCAGTAGTTTATCTCTTTTTTGTCGCAAGAAAAAAATGACCTAAACGTGTTCTAAAAACACTCTATTAGGTCATTTTCTTTGTTATTTGAAGTTATAAAGAAGAAGATTATAATTATTCACCCTCGACTGCACCCAATTCTAAGGCTAACTCAATAATTGACTCATTAATCCGCCATACATAATAAAGATGATGGACAAGGTCACGTTGAGATTCTTTTCTTGTTGGTGCAAGCCGTTCAATTTGTTCCCTTTCATGGTTAAGGCTATAGATCGTAGCTTTAATTTCGGTTCTTTTTATCAGATCGTTTAATGAATCGATGTTACGACTCACTTTTTCTTCCATTTTCTCAAAGACTGCAGTGAGTTCCTCTGGGTAGTCAAATCCTTTTCGATACGAAGAGGCGACTAAATGCCTGGCATAATAATTGATTGCTGCTAATACGGTCATCCATCGGGTTATATCCGCATGGGTAGCAGATCCTGGCCGCTGAAAAAGCGATTGAGACTCGTCCCTAATCGACTGAAGCTTTTGATCCAAATGAAAGGCGCATTCGGAAAGTTCTTTTATGTTCACATCTTCTCTAAATCCTCTTATATACTCCGTTACAAATGGTTTAAGCTCGTCAAAGAAATCATTGATTGACTCACTTACTTTATCTTTTGTCTTCTTAGGAAATACAAATGTTGAAACGCCCAAGGCAATAGCAGCTCCAATAATTGTATCAAGTACGCGGGCACCAATCAGTGAAAAAGTGATTCCACCGAGCAATATGTCATACATAAATGCGATGAGCATCGTAATAAACACATTCATTAGCGTATACGAAACGGTCAACAAATAAAAAGCTAAAAACACGACGACAAATATAAAAATGACCTCAATAAAAGATTGTCCAGTAAGCAATTTTGCGAGCGTAAATCCAAGAACTGCTCCAATAATAGTTCCAAGTGAACGCTGAAATCCTCTCGTGTATATACGCCCAATCGAATCTGTTCCGAGTAAGACAACAAACGCCGTAAGAAGAATCCAGTATGGTTTTGAAGGGGAGATAAATTGACCAATAATGATGGCCAAAACGCCTGTTACCAATGCCTGATAAGCTTTTTTCGTAGATGGCTTGAGCCCTTTTTCTTCGTTATCGCCTTCATCATCATTTGGTTCCTCAGTCACTTCTGATACATTTCCTTCTATGTATTTACGATGCAGAGACTGCTGAATCGTAACGGCACCTTCAATTACAT
Protein-coding sequences here:
- a CDS encoding S8 family peptidase, with product MIKKIATMAAVVPLVISLASPAAAAVQTEKKVTNTPQEIIVKFKDSVSESAAKSFAVKAKDEVVKNNSKFAVIKVKDGDVNAAIKEYKESGKVEYAEPNYTYHATWTPNDTYFSNGVQWAPQKVSAQSAWDITRGSSSVKVAIVDTGVDYNHPDLAGKVVKGYDYVSDDTDPMDLNNHGTHCAGIAAAATNNARGIAGMAPNVSILAVRVLDANGSGTLDDVANGIYYAVDNGAKVVSLSLGGTSGATSLQNAVNYAASKGVVVVAAAGNESTSAPSYPGYYSNAIAVAATGTNDTLASFSNYGSWVDVAAPGVDIASTIRNGGYAYMSGTSMATPLVAGIAGLLASQGRSAANIRAAIENTADPVSGTGTYFSKGRVNAADAVRY
- a CDS encoding thioredoxin family protein, translated to MADLNPWFEKGMTRYDYINNMKTHKDNLLTIYNAFVLPDPMKDALQGMQKSRLRAIAITEDWCGDAMLNLPVFMRMADEALIDVRFILRDQNPELMERYLTNKSKSIPIIIFIDEKGKEIAKWGPRAPKLQQLVEERKKKIPAKDDPRYEKAFKLFAEKIASLFTTDHALWEEVSLDIIKKLITKTNVNSL
- a CDS encoding MBL fold metallo-hydrolase — its product is MIIIGLILFTILLITVLFLTLNPVFGRPPSQNMKSEFDRLDHFSEGTFVNQIPTVMATNFREMLPVLKEFIKGNPNRQPKQPISIEPLNLTAQTSDHQTKITWFGHSAFLLQTNGKNILIDPMFGHAPSPVPIFGNKRYSKKLPFKIEELPEIDLVILSHDHYDHLDYGTIKKLKEKVSQFVVPLGVSGHLERWGIQKERIKECNWWDEVELAGLELVCSPSRHFSGRSLTDRNSTLWCSWVIKGEDFNLYFSGDSGYGPHFKVIGEKYGPFDLTLMECGQYHEKWSAIHMLPEETVQAHLDVGGKLLIPIHWGAFTLSLHDWTEPVERAIKAASALDVTVSTPKIGETVILTKSEYPHSFWWKQKS
- a CDS encoding DUF1761 domain-containing protein, which encodes MDFTSMNIWAILLCVAANGILGALWYSPVLFANQWVAARGLKMEEINRNGMGSSYAFMMIGALISAISLSLILSSFENMTIGTGAFTGFLCGFGIASMRELAPTMFEDRSKKLFFISAGYHTVSLTLMGIIIAAFI
- a CDS encoding SRPBCC family protein, producing MNNLTKMKIVKPANEVFEAFVDPSLIGNFWFSSSSERWEKGKTVILKYDEYNAQGEIEVMEVEINKKIVFQWGKGHIVTITLRELDNSSTIVEVNEEGFKESDEEVITLMIDNKEGWVYMLTCLKGYLEYGANLRAALVK
- a CDS encoding DUF4395 domain-containing protein, with the translated sequence MTNNISSIPRPLVRTNQWFIFLSVVATWLTGQAWILLLPLTAGLLGMFLNFNPIMRAAKLFLKKKPSEYIPEDKDQQQFNQVIAISLLAMGFISYMMNWSTIAVVATVMVAAASFIAILGFCIGCFIRFRWQQYRYHKTHKTQ
- a CDS encoding S8 family peptidase; this translates as MSEVRLIPYVMEEVLQSAKEEIPYGVEMINAPSFWREGETGESVVVAVLDTGCDTSHPELKDRIAGGRNFVDSNPDDYTDAHYHGTHVAGTIAATLNEAGVAGVAPEVKLLICRVLGKDGSGSYQGIIDAIDYAVEWRGENDERVRVISMSLGGPEDVPELHEAIQRAVLEDVLVVCAAGNEGDNKENTDEFAYPGAYKEVVEVGAVDAKMKLASFSNTNDEIDLVAPGVNVISTYPGNKYAKLSGTSMATPHVSGAAALLIAREEKLFGRKLTEAEVYAQLVKNTLSIGLTKKAEGNGLLVLNAQEKAVCDQENFRVMRTPVETAASIESDS
- a CDS encoding diphthine--ammonia ligase; the protein is MKKVAVCWSGGKDCCLALYRTLTENHKVICLLSMVSEKDARNHAHGIQLDILKLQAEALGLPLILVDSAGEYEVSLKRALSLLRERSGVESVVFGSLYSNEDRRWNEQVAYQSGIEPLFPVWISQNHSSKLLFDFISLGFQSVVCRASTEYFDQTWTGRDVDWSFYDKINQTASCVMGELGEYHTFVLDGPIFHKKIEITRSDAVLNSGLWSLDIQSCRLLDKN
- a CDS encoding GTP-binding protein, with product MKKANVLILGGFLGSGKTTLLKQILQREKDLNHKTAVLMNELGEVSIDSDAVPGEVPLKELLNGCICCSLSDQLEKQLWALCKENELDTLIIEATGAAHPIDVVDACLSPYLLDELYVAGIVSVMDAPRWLNRDSMSVQSKMLMIEQIKHADYLIWNKSKKLNENEIQQLQDDAKRLNEGTPFILTDFAKVDLNVLMNLTQKERKEHQPVSAAKLKVKTWVYPFKGAVKKEVLENWLRNMPSSIYRIKGYIKLEDEQIYLFQYSYGLPNYEKELMKMPLRLVFIGENLDTANLRESLDKIEMKN
- the paaI gene encoding hydroxyphenylacetyl-CoA thioesterase PaaI, producing MKTKRDDNEVHYQYAEEIREKLNQDTFAKWLGIELMAMGPGSAIAEMTITENMLNAHGTAHGAVLFAIADFVFAVACNSYGKTSVGLQVNIGYLAASRQGEKITAKATEIKRNNRTSWYEVTVENETELVAHLSALSYRKNDYFVGGEEG
- a CDS encoding peroxiredoxin family protein, which gives rise to MLNAGDQAPDFTLYNETGDPFSFHKHLEKDDRFHLLVFFRGEWCPVCNDQLKELEQNLDTFKELNVHILAISTDERENLNKMKETHALSFPVFSDPERNAAEPYGVHYHNNDDLYEDHGGHGEPAIFLVDNKKRVLYLDVQTGPFGRPSAEDLRKTIKYIKKTLKE
- a CDS encoding cupin domain-containing protein, with amino-acid sequence MKTLNEDVKTLFFSDDGKIPNHPSWPVLLYVGALNEVPEDALNVFEVNGWSNGWENGVFDYHHYHSNTHEVLAVISGEAVIQLGGEEGVPLEISEGDVIILPAGTGHKKISASNDFKVAGAYPNGMEHDLKKGLADDRPEVLDNIMLVPFPDTDPVFGKEGPMFELWKS